The DNA sequence CAGGCCACCGCTTGATCATTCACGGCATCTGCGCCGATTGCAGCCGGACAAAGCGACCGACGCGCCGGCTGGATTTGATCTAGCAGAAGACTGCCACAGAGCACACAGAGATCACCGAGGAGAGATTCCTTGGGTGGCACGGGCAACTCGCTTGCCCGTGCGCCGCGGGTGCCTAGGTCTTCTTCACGGATAAACAAAGCATCCCCGAGTCCTTCTCTCTGTGTGCTCTGTGCCCTCTGTGGCAAATACGTCTCGCGAACTGCCCTACACCCGCACGCTCCCCTTGGTGGCTATCGCGGCGGCATAGCGCGTGCGGATCGGCGCGACGACTTCGGCGATGAACTCGTCGACCTGCTCGGGCGCGCGGCCCACGAAATTCGCCGGATCGAGCGCGGCGTCGAGGTTCGCGCCTTTGAAGGCGGCGTCACCGCGCAGCCGCTCCATGAGATCGTTTGGTTTGCCCTGCTGCTTGACGACCGCCGCGGCTGCCTGGCTGTGCTGACGGATGCGCTCGTGCAGCTCTTGCCGGTCGCCGCCGGCGCTGGTGGCGGCCATCAAGATGTTTTCCGTGGCCATGAACGGCAGCTCTTCGCCCAGATGCCTGGCGATCACCTGCGGGTAGACCTCGAAGCCCGATGCCACGTTCTCATACAAAATCAAAATCGCGTCGGCCGCCAAAAACGCTTGCGGCAGTGTCAATCGCCGATTGGCGCTATCGTCGAGCGTGCGTTCCAACCATTGCGTGGCCGCCGTTTCGGCGCCGCTCGATTCCAAGCTGATCACGAACCGCGATAGTCCACAGATCCGCTCCGAGCGCATGGGGTTGCGCTTGTAGGCCATGGCCGACGAACCGATCTGATCCTTCTCGAACGGCTCTTCCAATTCTTTGCGGCTTTGCAGCAGGCGCCAGTCAGTGGCCGCTTTTTGGGCGCTTTGCGCGATGCCCGACAGCGTGGCCAGCACCTGGGCGTCGACCTTGCGCGAATAGGTCTGCCCGGTCACGGCGTAGCTGGACTTAAAGCCCAGCCGCGCGGCGATCCGCCGATCGAGCTCCTTCACCTTCTCGTGGTCGCCGCCAAAGAGCTCCAGGAAGCTGGCCTGCGTGCCGGTGGTCCCTTTGGCGCCGCGTGCCTGCAGTGTCGCCAGGCGATGCTCGATCTCGGCCAGGTCCTGAACCAGGTCGTACGCCCACAGGCAGGCCCGCTTGCCGATCGTCGTCGGCTGGGCCGGCTGAAAATGGGTAAAGCCCAGGCAGGCCAGGTCGCGCGTCCGCGCGGCGAACGTCGCCAGCCGGTCGATCGCCGCCACCACGCGCGACCGCACCAGCTCGAGCGATTCGCGCAGCAAGATCAGGTCCGTGTTATCCGTGACGTAGCAACTCGTCGCGCCCAAGTGGATGATGCCGCGCGCCTCGGGGCAATCGTCGCCGTAGGCGTGTACGTGCGCCATCACGTCATGCCGCAGCTTCCGCTCGTACTTCTCGGCTGCGGCGAAATCGATCGTATCGACGTGGGCCTCGAGCGCCGCAATCTGCGCCGCCGTGATCGGCAAGCCCAGCCGGGCTTCCTCCTCGGCCAGCACGACCCACAGCTCGCGCCAGGTGCGGAACTTCTTCTGCGGACTCCACAGCCGCGACATCTCGGCCGAGGCGTAACGAGCGATAAGCGGGTTGTCGTACTGATCTAAAGACATGGCGGAATTAGTGGGCAGTAGGCAGTAGGCAGTAGGCAGTAGGCAGTAGGCAGTAGGCAGTAAAAAAGAGAGTGGCCGGCGGCGCGTGGTTCACGCGTATCGCTTGGAGACCTCGTCCGCGGCCGCATTTCGAAGGGAATTCTACCCGCTCGGCGACCCGCATTATGCGGGATCGACGGCCGGACCGCAAAAGGGGGCGACCGTCGGCGCGGCGGCTTAAGGCCGAGATTCTTTGGGAGCGGCACGGCCCGCTTGGTAGAATTCGGGGATGTGGAAGACACTCGCATGGTTGGCGGTATTCGCGTCGATCTGGGTGGGTTCGATCAAATTGCCCGTGATGTGGACCGCGAGCGAACCTGCACCCGGTATCAATCGATTCGGGCAACAGGAGCGACAAACGAAAGTGGTTCCAATGGCCGCCACGCGGCCGTCCCCCCTGCAAATAGCAGGGCGTGGAATCGGCGGGTCGATTGCCGCCATATTCGCGTGGGCCTCGTACAAAGCGATCAGTCGCGAGCGACACGAGCGCGGCAAAAAGAGACGGCACGGCGAAGCTAGCCACACATGATCCACGACCGCCATGATAATTTCGACGATCAACGTCCACACCGCAGCAGAAGCGAGCCATGGGCTCACTAGAAATCGCCATTGTCGCCACGGTCGTGCTGCTGCTGTTGGGTTCAAGGGTGCCGCCGTTTTTCGATTCGTTTCGTTGCGTCATCTGCGGGCGGAGTTCGCCAAATCTGTGGCGTTGCCCCCATTGCGGCCGCAGTAAAGCTCCGCCAATCCAACATGAGCGAGCTTCATGACAGACGAGGAGCAAGCGGCTGGCGACGATTGCGAT is a window from the Pirellulales bacterium genome containing:
- the purB gene encoding adenylosuccinate lyase, whose protein sequence is MSLDQYDNPLIARYASAEMSRLWSPQKKFRTWRELWVVLAEEEARLGLPITAAQIAALEAHVDTIDFAAAEKYERKLRHDVMAHVHAYGDDCPEARGIIHLGATSCYVTDNTDLILLRESLELVRSRVVAAIDRLATFAARTRDLACLGFTHFQPAQPTTIGKRACLWAYDLVQDLAEIEHRLATLQARGAKGTTGTQASFLELFGGDHEKVKELDRRIAARLGFKSSYAVTGQTYSRKVDAQVLATLSGIAQSAQKAATDWRLLQSRKELEEPFEKDQIGSSAMAYKRNPMRSERICGLSRFVISLESSGAETAATQWLERTLDDSANRRLTLPQAFLAADAILILYENVASGFEVYPQVIARHLGEELPFMATENILMAATSAGGDRQELHERIRQHSQAAAAVVKQQGKPNDLMERLRGDAAFKGANLDAALDPANFVGRAPEQVDEFIAEVVAPIRTRYAAAIATKGSVRV